CCCCAAGCATACCCTGATTGTTGCTGATCCTGAGAATCTTCTGAAGGCTCCCACTATTGTTGGGAACCCCAGTGACAAACCCATCCTCTTCAAGGGTGTTGGGTGAGTCTATCATTACAGTGGATAACAATTATTTGCTCTTAACAAGGGTTATTACTACACTGTTATTGGGTTGTTTCCCATGGTGAAGGATTGTTGTCATCTTCTCCCAGCATGGTGGCAGACCCAGATAACCCCCtggtcctggacatcctgactgGCTCCTCCACATCCTACTCCTACTTCCCTGACCGGCCCATCTCTCAGGTAATACCAGCACTGTTTCCTTCCTTATCAAACATTCTCATTTGAAAATGTAATAACTTATGTGCATGTATAAGGTGTTTATCCCTGGAATGTTATATTTTTGTTGACACTATGTTCTCCTTCTTTCTGGACAGTACCCCCATGCTGTTGGAAAGAACACTCTTTTGATTGCTGGACTCCAGGCCAGGAACAACGCCCGTGTGGTATTCAGCGGCTCACTGTACTTTTTCAGCGACGCCTTCTTCAACTCAGCTGTGCAGAAGGCCACCCCTGGCTCCCAGAGGTAACTCTCTCTCCTAGTGCTTTTCATCATCTGCTCTGCAATTGCCTGCCCTACTTTTTCACTTTAATTGTCCAATAATCACCCTTGTAATTCCTGTCTTGCACCTCCTTGAAGGTACGCTCAGACTGGGAACATGGAGTTGGCTGAGGCTCTGTCCCAATGGGTGTTCAAGGAGGCTGGCGTACTCCGGGTGGGAGCTGTTACCCATCATCCTGTGGGCGAGAGCACCCCTCCTGCAGCCTACACAATCACAGACCTTGTGGTGAGGCACTTAAAAGGCCATGATTTAATCTATGATGACAGTATTTAGCAATTGTTATGTTTATTTAACGGACATTCAAAGTTGAAAATATGCCCGTTGAGCTCATGAGTGAGCATGAAGCTATTCGTTTTCATCAAGTGGCATGGCATTGTTTCTGTCCCTTACTTCCGACACAGGAGTACAGCGTTGTTATTGAGAAGCTGTCCAAGGGCAGTTGGGTTCCCTTTGACGGAAAAGACATCCAGCTGGAGTTTGTGAGAATTGACCCCTTCGTCAGGACCTACCTGAAGAAAAATGGTATGAATATTTCACAGACATGACCAATGTTCTCTTTAAGCAGTCCGTGAAAAAATACCTGCCCCTGCAGAGATGCACAAAATTCAACTTCTCTGAACTTGACTTGATTTTCAGACTGTTAGTTTACAATTTTCCAGCTCAACGTTTCCCTCTACTGTGGTAATTGTGATCGACTCAATATCAGCCCCTTTCAATATACCGAAATAAAGCAAACTATGAAATATTGTATTTGTTGTAGGCAGAGTGTATCGAAATGGAGATTCTACAGGCACGAGCGACTGCAACTTACGAGTAGCCTAGATGTGCTTGATTTGAGATCAAGGTGCAGAGCCTGTGTGCACATTTGTTGATATTCTTTGCTTGTTAGTGAGTTATTATCCCAGTTATAGCTAGTTTTTGGTCCGCAATGGAGTGATTGCTGCCTACAAAATGCATGAAATGTGTACATTtctagccatctttgaaaagTAAGTCGGGTTAagaggggcagtgttgtattttgagacgggCTTGAAGAATCTAATGGGCAGAGGGTAGCATACATTTGTGTCTGATTCTCTAATATAATGTTATGGGAATAATGAATATAAggtggtttcttgcatcatacAATACATTTTCAGTCACATACTTGACTGAAGGACAAGTGGCTAAAAAGGTTCATGTCAAGCTCTgcataaagtttttttttaaagtctcatggaatgtaggcctatatTTAACGCCACACATTGGCGGCTACTGTAGGCTGTCATAGAAGAGCTGTTTTTCATGTGAAAATGTTATGGGATTACTTTTctccatttacattttttatttatttttatgttaGGCCATTCTGATCAAATAGACTCTAGCTTAATTTGCCACTGTTAAAATGGTAACTTAGTGGGTACAGGCTCAGTGTAAACGCATGCCGGACGTTGCACAAAATGTTCACAACGTTCAAGTTTctgctcagcagacctgaaatatGCTCAGTGCTGGCAAAAAATAGAGGGAACATTGGACAATCTTTTTCCAtgattatttacataattattttttgttgTAATTCTCATGAGGCAGAAAAGTTTTCCAATAACCCAAATCAAAGAATTGTATTCAAAAGTGTGCATCTTTAAACttaagttctacagctgcaccattaagagtatcttgactggctgcatcattgCTTGATATGGCAATTCCAGGACCTCTTAAGGCCTTCCTCTTGTGGTGAattcagactccagccaccctagtcagactgttcaccctgctaccgatacaacaggaccctgaacagcttctacccccaagtcataactAATATCTACaatggactatctgcattgacactttttgcactaactcttttgactcctcacatatgctgctgttactgtttccTCCATCCTGTTTCCTAGTAACTTTATCCCTAACTatgtgtacatatctacctcatacccctgcgcATTTACTCTGTGCTGgtgccaagttatcgttactcattgtgtatttctgCATTGATGGGAAGGGCACGCAAGTAAGCATTGCACTGTTAGTCTGCCCCTGTTTACGAATCATGAAACTAATACAAATTGAtttgaaatgtttattttttaatttttctCAACAGGAGATAAGTACAGCGTCCAGTTTAAGTTGCCTGACGTGTATGGAGTGTTCCAGTTCAAGGTGGACTATAACAGGCTAGGCTACACACACCTGTACTCCTCCACTCAGGTGAGGGAACTGTTACATTAAAACATGTTGTGTAATGGAAGGTACCTATCACACTATAAGAAAACAGAATATAGTCCTGAACTGTAAGATGCTCATTTGCTAATGTATACATCCTCTCCATAGGTGTCGGTGCGACCCCTGCAGCATACCCAGTATGATCGCTTCATCCCCTCTGCATTTCCCTACTACGCCAGTGTCTTCTCTATGATGGGAGGACTCTTTGTCTTCAGCATAGTCTTCCTTCACATGAAAGAAAAGGAGAAGTCAGACTAGGGTGATAAATGTGTATTAGGGGAGGGCTGGTAGATAATGGGGGTGAAGGTTCTTGGTTGCTTAAATTGTCTGTCAGAACCTGCAAAAAGAGTTGACAATTGTAATTGTTGCTTCTATATTGGTTGTGGGGGCATGTAATTAGGGCTTTGCAGGCCAACTTACTCAGCTTTTGTACAAAAAAATAAAACGTTAATGTATAAAATTGTGAGTGTTCTAAAATTAAGTTGGGAATTGGATGTTGTTGCGTCCAGATCTCAGTATCGGGTGACGCACTTGTTTGGAAATATTCCATGAAtttgttgtttttttccccaCCCACTTGTACGAAGATTAAAAACACATTGATATGGAAATGCACTGAATATTTTAGTTGTCTTATTAAAATCTGTTTCTGTGGTAAGCCTAACATATTTTCAACTACTAGAAAGTTAAACAAGTCCTTGAAAGCTACAATAAAATGTTGACATGACATTATTAGTCAATAACGTATCCTAGGGCAGAACATATATTACAATTCATTTTTTTTGCGAAAATATATCCGTTCCCACATCTGTCTACAATCATTTTGTTGGTGTGTCACGAGCTCATTGACAGGCGGTTAGTGACGTAGAACTTGGAATGGCTAGTTTAGCATTGTCAAGAACGTATTCCTCCACTAGACTAAACATTGGGCCTGAACTTGCTCATGGTCTCGCAATTTCACTAAGTTTATCTACAGTAAAAGTAAGTTTGAATAAGTGTATATATTAAAGGACAATTCGGATATTAAAATACTGGGTAGCTCGCTACACCGAAACTGTACGCAACCTATGACAGTGGGAGATTCATTCTCTAGCGCTAAGGTAACGCGTTGGCTAGAGAGCTAGCAAGCTAACGTGTTAGCCAGTTTAGTTGAATAGTCATTCGACGCGTTTCCGAGGCTAGTATTGAGAccgtagctagctaacgtcagcTAGGAAACTAGTCAACGTTAGTAGCTAGCACTTGCCACTGTCTTGTGTGCTAGTTTAAATACGGTAACGTTATCGTTACCTAGCCAGCTGCTTGCTTGATGGTTTGTTGTGTGCTAGCCAATTACTGTACCAGCATTAAATATATATGGCTAGCTAGCTTAGCTATTAGTTGTCTAGCTTTGAGAACATCAACAGACCACATCGATACTTCTGGGAATCAGCTGACAGCTGCAGGCAGCCAAGGAGACCAGTGATGGATCAACTTAAAGTCAAGGACCGAATATTGGAAAACATTTCTTTGTCTGTCAAGAAGGTACGTTTGATATTATGTCTCGTAAGCACACATTCTTCATGCTAGCatgattagctagctaacttatttGAAGACTAAACATGACTATTACCCTAAGTTACGTAGCAGGCGTAAAAATAAACGCATGCTAGGATAAGTAGGCCTGGTTCATGAAAGAAAACAGTTGATGACTAAGGTCCTTGAACATTGTTTAGTTAGCTAACAAATATGGATTAAGTATATCAACATGGGTGTTTTGTTTACTAGCTAACGTCACTAGTATTGTATTGGTTAGTCGAGACATTCAATGGCTGGTGAAAACAAAGCACAACAGCACTAATCCTGCTGCAGCCTGACTGCCCGCATATCGATACTGTCCCGTAATAAACTTGCTTCTAAAATTCTTTGTCATGGTCGATTCAGCAACCCGTGGGTAGCTAGCTTGGTCTATTTGAAGGACAACATATTGTTGCTAATTTTCCAAACACATTTCAATAAACTTGCTTCAGATAAACATGAGTACTGTGAAAACATTGACATTCAGTATTTGACTTCTAGGTGTCTTCATAAATTAGGCTGAACCCTGTTTAAATGTTGACATTCACCCTTTGCATAAACCTGTGCAGTGTGGTAACATTGAGTCCCATCTTTCCAAAGTATGTGTGCTGTGCCAGACGACCACTGCTTTATAGACCTTGCCTGATATGATATTCAAATCATCTTCTGCCTATATTTGGTTAATTCCTGTCCCCAGTCTGTCTCGTGGTCACGTTACCATCAGGGGATTGGAATTTATTACATTTCTACATTCCAGTATATTCAGTCAGTGCTGTTTAACTGGTCTTTTCTGAGGTGACGCACAAAAGTCTGATTAATTTAAGTTAGTCATGGTAATACCATTTAGGGGATCAGATATACTGTAGCATTTAACCAATTTCAGGCTCCATACTGCCATCAAAGCCTATACTGTATCCTCAGACAGACATTGCACAATCATGCTTGTCAGCTGTCAATATTTGATGCATGTGGTACTCCTCTCAGGGTCTCATGACTGGGGAAGAAATCACCATATTTCTAGTTTGGCTGTGGGCCTACTCACATCAGTTCCACCTGTTTTGTGCACTGACTGCAGTTGCAGAGTTACTTTGCTGCCTGTGAAGATGAAACCCCAGCCATTCGGAATCACGACCGGGTCCTACAGCGGCTGTGTGAGCACCTCGACCATGCACTGCTCTATGGGTAAGAAGACTAAGAGAGACCAATCTTCTCAGTACTTTGATACATCCTAACTCTGACATTGTCTGTGATTGTACGTTTTGAACTATGTTCTTCAACTCTCCTGTTTTGTGCATTGCAGGCTGCAGGATATCTCCTCAGGTTATTGGGTCCTGGTTCTACACTTCACCCGCAGGGAAGCGGTCCGGCAGATAGACGAGCTCCAGCACATAGCAACCAACCTTGGGCGAAGTAAGAACACAATACTTTTCACCACATCTTACGCTCACATTCACATCAGTCTTGTGGGCAACTTAAGAGACAAACATTTCATAGTAGTAAACACGAATACATGCCATTTCTGTAAATAAATTCATACACTCCCATTTACTGTCATAATGTGAATGACATTTGTTAGTGGTTTGGCAAATGTAAGTTCCTCTTGTGTCACATGCCAGAAATGTAGCACACGACTGCTGTTATTTGAGGTCAGGATTACAGTAATTACCACTGTGGTTTGCACATGTTTGTTTCTCTTTTTACAGAGAGGTTTCTTTGTAGGTTTGTAGGTATACTTGTTTGACTTATTTGCAAGTTCAGACAGGAAAGAAAGAATAGAGGGTGCTTGTAAAAATGATCTACTTATGCCCATGACCCTCGTACTGAGCAATTATTTTTCTGTTGTGTTTCTGTGCAGGTCGTGCCTGGTTATACCTAGCACTGAGTGAGAGCTCCTTAGAAAGCTACCTCCGTCTCTTCCAAGAGAACCAAGGATTGCTGCAGAAGTATTACTTCAAGTGAGTCTTCTGACCTAAAGAGCATCATATTATTCCTTTTGACTAATCCGTGTAGCTAGTCTCCTTATTGTAAATACACCATTTGCTTTGAATCTCTCCCCCAGAAATGCATTGGTATGCAGCCATGATCACCTCACGCTCTTTCTCACTTTGGTGTCGGGACTGGAGTTCATTCGCTTTGATCTGGAGTTGGTCAGTATTAAACAGTTTTTTGAAACCATTAGAATTCACATCAATACCCCTAATTTACAAAAGTCCAACAGTTCAATGTTCAGGCTTTATTGTAACAAAAGAAGGTACAACTTGGCTTAACCAAAGAATGTAAACATGTAAACAGAGTACATGGTTGGTGCGTAAAACCCAATAAATAATTCAGTCAAAAAAGAGACATGTAGAATGTAATATCAACAACACTCTCAAACCTCCATTGTTTTGTTTTCTGGGTGTTAGGATGTCCCCTACTTGGACGTGGCCCCCTACATGCCGGAGTACTACAAGCCCCATAACCTTCTGGACTTTGAGGAGCGTCTCCCAAGCTCGGACAGCCTGTCCCTGCACTCTTTCACCTCCACCAACCTGGAATGGGATGACAGCGCCATCGCCCCGTCCAGTGAAGGTCAGGGGCTCCACCTTtctctttcttgctttctctttcttgctttctctttctctaccttgGTTTCAGTCTCCACCCACTCCTTGTTATGCGGTCCATTAGCCTAATTCATAGGCCGGTGTGTCAAGTAATGGGGTGTTGAAGCTGATGTTGGATCGATCAGGTTAACCCGTTCATGGGTTATTACGTAGAAATAATAGCACCCAACACAGTATGGTGTGAATGTTCTCTTACAGTATCTCTCATCACTTTCCACAAACCATCGAttcttcattttttaaattgtagtTTGCCTTCCCATACCTGTGTCTGTTATCATCATGTGTATTATATTTCTCTCATATGTCATGTTTTCAGTGTGTGCCattgtctcttctctctcgggCCTTCCTGTTCTAATTTTGAGTCTTATCCCTCCTTTTTTAGATTATGATTTCGGTGACATCTTCCCCGTGTTGCAGCCAAGTGCAGACTGGGAAGGTGGGACATGGTTACCCCtcccctatcctccctccctctctgtctccgtcctCACCTCTCTTGCCACCCCCTTCCCCGTCTCACAGCATCATGCACGTCCTCCATCCCACTGTGTGTGCTGAATGCATGctggtcctctgtgtgtgtgtgtagccagtggtTTAATTGGAGTATCTTAATTGCAATATCAATACTGATAAAGAACAAGCAGCTAGCTAATGCTAAGAGGGAATGGTAGAGAAAGGAATCAAAGGGCTTTTGATTCATCTCCTGCTAGTTTCTTGGGAAGTAGGCAAAATGGATTGGTAATGCTTTTACACTTCTCTTTGAAGACACTACTGAATCAAGCATCACTCCTTAATATCACTACATTCATTTGTAGAGTACAACAGGAGGAATATCATAATGATGCCTAGATGTTAACATTTTTTATGTATATATAATTTTAGGGGCATTTTGTGCTCACCTTTATGCAATAAATTATGATGTGGCACTATTGCCAACATTTAATAAGATTTATGGCCAGGTAAGTTATTTTCTATGTAGAAATTTGTATGCACTTGTGAATTGTTAGATGTTGAAGATCATGTTTTAATGAACCACGCAACATGTTTCTCTTTGAAGATGTGATCCTAAAGCTAATGCAGCATTGATGTGGAATATTACTAATGAGAGCTGCATTGCCTGATGAAATGGTACTCACTCTGTCTGGTATCTACTGGCATATATGTGgaatattctctctttctctttgtggaAACATTGGAATGCATGTATTTGGTCTAGGTTCAACCCAGCCTTTATAGCTTTTGTCACCAACTTTAGTATGTAGCACTGCATTCATTCACTTGACATAGGCTAACTAGTTTAATTTAAGTATAATTTCTCCAAGCAAGTCCTGGTATGTTGCATTGATTGACTTCAACAATATCAATTAGGCACCTAATTTGAACAGATAATGAAACATCCTAAATCAATTTAATAAACACTTGTGCCCTTATGTATGCTTTATCAACTATATTGTACAGTAAGCTATGGTAGGATGGTTTAGCCAAGGCCTTTGTCGCTTatgtctgtcttcctgcctgtgtGACCTTCTCACCCCTGTCCCAGCCAAAGCACCAGTATCTATTCTCATTCATTTAAACCCAGAGTGTGTTCAGTAGCCTGTGGCATACTGTACGTGTGACTGTTCTGCTATtcatttgactgtgtgtgtgtccctccatAGAGGGTGACCTCACCGACCCAGTCAGCTGTCCTCGCTCAAATGCCTCAGACCCTCAGACGGTCTTCAGTGATTCTGTGATTCTCCGGGCAGCCGCTGCCGTCATCACAGTTAGGGGAACGCCGCCCCGCAGCCCCACCTTCAGACACAACCCCTTCAACGAGTACTCGGACACCAACACCTCGGCTGACATTACACCCGTCCACACAGCCAGCTGCCACCACGACACCAGGGACGACATGGAGAGCATCAGCAACGAGCTAGAGGTTATCAGGTACAGCACACACCCCTAACATTAGCCTCTGTGGCTAAAACTACATGGGAATTAGCCTAGTTAGGTGGTTATCTTTTTATGTTACCAATACTTTTCTCAGCCTCAACACAGAGCTTGGAGTTGTTGAATCCAATTGGCACATTATCACTTAATCTCGATGTCTGTAAACTAAAGTTATCAGATCAACAAAGCCCTCggacacccgacaaggcccaaatccctgtcattcgcatgaagaagaGACGGAAATATCGGGGACGTAGGTCGGGGTGCCTTGTCATTAGAGGCAGATTATCAACAAAacgtcggatccttacaaggcacccctacccactattagccaacgtgcaatcatttaCAAATAAATTGGATGAGCTCcaatcaagactatcctaccaacgggacattaaaaactgtaataactTATGTttcagtcgtggctgaacgatgacatagATAACATACATCTAGCTGGGTTTTCAGTACATCGGCAAGATggaacagctgcctccggtaagacaaggggtagTGGTCAgtgtctatttgtaaataacagctggtgcccGAAGTACCAAGTActtaatattaaagaagtctcgaggttttgcttgcctgaggtagagtatgtcatgataagctgtagaccacactatttactgtagaccacactatttcaTTTAacagttttcatctatatttttcgtagctgtctatttaccaccttAAACCgttgctggcactaagaccacactcaacaagctgtataaggccataagcaaacaagaaaattctaatccagaggtggcgctcctagtggccagggactttaatgcagggaaattaaaatcagttttacctcatttctaccagcatgttacatgtgcaaccagagaaaaaaggggaaaaaaactctagaccacctttactccacacacagagacgcgtacaaagctctccctcgccctccatttagcaaatctgaccataattctatcctcctgaaaCCTATTTACAAGCAATAACTAAATcaagaagtaccagtgactcactcaatacagaagtggtcaaatgatgcagatgctaaactacaggactggtttgctagcacagactaggaatatgttctgggattcttccgatggcattgaggagtacatcacatcagtcactgtcttcatcaataagtgcatcacaCGTACATTCCCcagccagaagccatggattacaggcaacacatgcactgagctaaagggtagagctgccgctttcaaggagcgggactctaacccggacgcttataagaaatcccgctatgccctccgacataccatcaaacaggcaaagtgtcaatacaggacaaatattgaatcgtactacaccggcgcCTATTCTCGttgaatgtggcagggcttgcaaactatcactgACTacaagggaagcacagccgcgagctgcccagtgacatgagcttACCatacgagctaaattacttctatgctagctttgaggcaagcaaaactgaagcatgcatgagagccatcagctgttccggacgactgtgtgatcaagctctctgtagccaatgtgagtaagaccttcaaacaggtcaacattcacaaggccgcagggcaagACATATTACCAGGACGTGTTCTCCAAGCatacgctgaccaactggcaactgtcttcactgacattttcaacctgtccctgaccgagtctgtattaccaacatgtttcaagcagaccaccatagtccctgtgcccaagaacaccaaggtaacctgcctaaatgactaccgacccgtagcactcacgtctggagccatgaagtgctttgaaaggatggtcatggctcacatcaacaccattatccaagaaaccctagaccaatttgcatacctccccaacagatccacagatgatgccatctctattgcactccacactgccctttaacacctggacaaaaggaacacctatgtgagaatgctattcattgaccgactacagctcagcgttcaacaccatagtgccctcaaagctcatcactaatcaaagcaccctgggactaaacacctccctctgcaactggatcttgaaCTTCCAAATGGGCCACccgcaggtggtaagggtaggtaacaacacgctgatcctcaacacagaggcccatcaggggtgcgtgctcagtgtccccctgtactccctgttcacccataattgcatggccaagcacgactcccaACACTAAGTTTGCAgccgacacaacagtggtaggcctgatcaccgacaacaatgagacagcctatagggaggaggtcagagacctggcagtgtggtgccaggataacaacctctccctcaacgtgatcaagacaaaggagatgattgtggactacaggaaaaggagaactGAGCACGTCCtcattctcattgacagggctgtagtggagtaggttgagagcttcaagttccttggtgtccacatcaccaatgaactatcatggtccaaatatAGCAAGACAGTCGAGAAGAGAGCACTACAAcacctattcctcctcaggagactgaaaagatgtggcatgggtcctcaaatcctcaaaatgttctacagctgcaccatcgagagcatcctgactggttgcatcactgtctggtatggcaactgctcggcttccgaccggaaggcactgcagagggtaatgcgtacgcaCAGTGCATCActcgggccaagcttcctgtcatccaggacctttatactaggcggtgtcagaggaaggctctaaaaattgccaaagactccagccaccctagtcaggtaccgcatggcaagcggtaacagagcgccaagtctaggtccaaaaagcttctacccccaagccataagactcctaaacagctaatcaaatggcaacccagactatttgcattgttccCTCCCCATTTGTAcgctgctactactctctgtttattagcTATGCATtttcactttacctctacctacatattacctcaaacaacctgtgcccccgcacattgactctgtaccggtaccccctgtatatagccttgctactgttgctctttatttatttgttatttttccattttctttttacttcagtttattttagtaaatactttcttaacacttatttttcttaactgcattgttggtgaagggcttgtaagtaagcatttcacttagGGATGCACAATTTATCGGTGAGCATATCGGAATTGGaagatattagctaaaaatggcaACATCGGCATCGacccgatgtcaaagctgacgtgcatacctatacaacataggtagatgacgtaatgacgccacgaAAAGTACAGGGCTACACAGAACAAAAGCAGAGAAATACTAAGcacacacttccaacaactaaagAAGTTCAAgttgagcagtcatttgaaagaataagaacatttcagcgagacaactcaaagtcgaaatccattaacgccaagataatggatttcaatgcccttgacaatcaaccgttctctgtcatggatgatgttggctttcgtcGACTGGTCGGGCACCGGTACAGACTACCAAGTAGgtactatttttcagatgttgccctactgaAGTTGTACAGTATTGTTGAAACACAtccatgagctacttgctatgggcgtccctgctattagcttcacgactgacatttggaccagcgatgtcAGACCCATGAGCATGCTGattctgacagcacagtgggtcgacgaggatttcgtactgagaaaagccgtattgcatgctcaagaatgtgctggttctcataccgctgctgccatttcaatggcatttgtccaagatggcatagcagtcagtcGTCCTTTGTACTTGTCTTGTCGTTTcccgtgtgtgtatgtatatatatatttacatctttcttcgcatatcttttatatattttattttccaaaaactcaacttcaaaacactctcctgcaacccgcctcaccaatttgaaaaaaaagtattatttacctcaaatctgaaatccacaatagaagctagccagaagctagccagtttactggctaacgttagtattcagctaaccacggttgatggtcatcagctatcctttagctctaaaagctatcgccagttttgtacaacgcgactcagaccagaacataccggacctatttttctctccatatccctggatttcaaccgaaagctctggacatttacacctggacctcacagctagctagctgctattacgtgtgactattggcttacgtcGATCCCGGAGCAAACATTAGT
Above is a genomic segment from Oncorhynchus gorbuscha isolate QuinsamMale2020 ecotype Even-year linkage group LG10, OgorEven_v1.0, whole genome shotgun sequence containing:
- the ddost gene encoding dolichyl-diphosphooligosaccharide--protein glycosyltransferase 48 kDa subunit, whose translation is MATRTSDIQTSRGSTTLLSNKRTVSMAQTKSRLLGNNCIFFLTISSMMHMALADGKTLVLLDNLNTRDTHSIFFRSLADRGFDLSFKTADDPSLSLIKYGQFLYDHLIIFSPSVEDFGGNINVETITSFIDGGGNVLVAAGSDIGDPLRELGSECGIEFDEEKTAVIDHHHYDVSDPGEHTLIVADPENLLKAPTIVGNPSDKPILFKGVGMVADPDNPLVLDILTGSSTSYSYFPDRPISQYPHAVGKNTLLIAGLQARNNARVVFSGSLYFFSDAFFNSAVQKATPGSQRYAQTGNMELAEALSQWVFKEAGVLRVGAVTHHPVGESTPPAAYTITDLVEYSVVIEKLSKGSWVPFDGKDIQLEFVRIDPFVRTYLKKNGDKYSVQFKLPDVYGVFQFKVDYNRLGYTHLYSSTQVSVRPLQHTQYDRFIPSAFPYYASVFSMMGGLFVFSIVFLHMKEKEKSD